In the genome of Ziziphus jujuba cultivar Dongzao chromosome 10, ASM3175591v1, the window CAAGCAGACGGGACACATTAGAGAGATAGCTAGCCACCGCCAAATCACAACATGAAATCTATCTGTTCGATTCAACCTTGTCAAACTCGAAAACGATAAattattacataaataaataacaaatgtCATGTTGAGCGTACAAGAGCAGCACCAAAGGCTAGCACCACCCACAAAATTTATTAACACTTATTTTCACAcgattttttcataaaatttattaatatatagcaaaagttaataaaaaatttaaaatattaaattatattaatcattttaaaattataaattatatgaaaataagTGTCGGTTGGTATATTCTGAATCGATGCTCATTTCTTCTCTCCCATTGGTTGCTATACGCAAGCTTAAAACGACAAAAAATGTGGGCGAAACAACTTGATATCCCTAACTCTACCAATAATCAATTGCCAAAATAGCATTGACAGCTATTGATTGGTTACCTTtttgttataaattaattaccaataaaaaatttgcagccagaaaaaaaataaaaaaaaataaaaaattaatcttacgtataattagttaaatatgaaattaaattttatcttaCCATCTTTGAGTATTAAATGCCGACAAACTTACAAATGTAAGTTATTGCTTCAATGAATTGTGTATATGTACAGAGAGacattaacttttttatttaacactgataattattattattattatttgcatggaTGAAAATTCTTAGCAGTTTTAATAATGTAGAAAGTTGATTGTGTTCATGCGGATGTATAATCCAGTAATGAACCCATctaatatcccaaaaaaaaaaaaaaaattcaaaataattaatcatgcTATAATCGATTTTTATTATCACTTAATacaaataagtttattttattttattttatttagtaacCTTTTAAGAGGCTGGTCACACAAAGTAGATTTTTCTATGACGGTTTCATCTACGGTAGGAATTTTGTCAACTTAGTCTGGCTCTTTTGGAGTTGCCACTTACTCTTGACCCACCGGCGATACGATTTTGATCATTATGAGGATTTTCATTGGGCTTGGTAAAGAAATCAATCCGACCTGTGGAAGATGTTGACTCACGAGAGTAATTATAATGAGTTCCATTCTGTTGCCCCCGTAAACTAATTTCAACTTTTGTAGTCACAGCCCGCACCTCTTTATTGAGCTTTGCTACCTCTcgtaaaatttcttttaaaatgtcAGAATCTGGGCCTCTTTCCTCAGCTGTTCTTGGAGTAATTTCGGTTCTAGCAGCTTCTTTACCCACCGGCAACTTGAATCCTTCAAGTTCCTTATTTTGCCTTTCAtcctttaattatatatatataaaatacaaaataacaaaattaaaaggcatatatatatatatatatatatgagtcaGAACGGCCAGAAAttaagtaaaatattatatggAAATATTTACCCTCTGAACTGATTGAACCGCCTCTGAACCGCCCTCTTCAAATGGTTTCTGTTGTTCTAAGGGTTGAATATCTTTCTGAAATGGATCAGACAGATGCTGTTTTGATATTCCTTGCTGATCGTGAATATCTTTCTCCAAAGACGAAGGATGCAAAGGGTTCACGAAATCGTTGTCAATTTCTGTTTCAGGTTGATCATGAGGATTAACATCGTTGTTATTTAGGCAGTGTAGCTGATTATCATGTGAAGGACACGGTGGAAGAATGGGGAAAATATTATTGGATATCGGAGCATGTACTACTGAGTAAGACAAATTCTGATCGCAATGAAACAATGTgccagcagcagcagcagctcgCCGATCAGGAGGAGAATAGCAAGGAACACCAGGACCAAAGCTCGCCAGGAGATAGTGGAGATCAATTCCAGCTTGATCATGAGGATTAACATTGTTGTTATATAGGGCCTCTAGGCAGTGTTGCTGATTATCAAGTGAAGGATGCGGTGGAAGACTGGGAGAAATATTGTTGGATATCGGAGCATGTACCACTGAGTTATGCAAATTCTGACCGCAAGGAAACAATGTGCCgccagcagcagcagcagcagcagcttgCTGATCAGATGGAGAACAGCAAGGAATACCAAGAGAAAATATTCTTCTTATTGTTGAGGATGGATTATTAACATTCATGGTCATCGTCATTTCTTCGATTGATCCACCAAAAGCAGAAGTAGAATGTATCCCTGGTAGCTCTGTTGCCATTGACTCCCTCGCTTGATCAAGCATCTCATTACCAAAGCGGCTGCAGCTATGATCATTAACTTCTGCTTGCAACGTGACTTCTTCTTCTACGGTTCCCCTTCCCCAGTTACGTGCATCAAGAAGATCGTCCCAATTTCTTTTCTCCCATGACCAAGCCTTGTTAAGATCTTCCCAATTCACTTCGTCCTTTTGAGGCCTGACAACTTTAACTATATATTTACAcaagaaaattaatgaaatctcaaatcatatatatcaaaaccaaagaaattttccaaaacaaaaaaagtcaacACCAAAGAAAATTTGTTTGCTTATTCCTAATAATTGTTTATAAATTAGGAACAGACATGGAAGCATTTTTCCATTACTTACACAAGATTAATCTTGTGTAGACTttgcaaaagtaaaaaaagcaTATAGCAAATTAAACATATGCCTTtggtgtctatatatatatatagagagagagagcatttCTATGGTGCGGATGGTCCGTATCCACAGCGAAGCACTGAAAtataatcctatatatatatatatataagcatataGCAAATTAAACGTATGCTTTtggtgtgtgcgtgtgtgtgtgtgtatatatatatatatagcgagAAAACACTTCTATAGTGCAGACTGTCCGCATCCGCACTGAAATACCGAAGCataatcatatatttatatatatatccgtTCACATCGTAAAAgtgctatatgtatatatatgctgatGTTAGGCACAGAATTTCTAACAAAAACCCACATGTATGTATATTGTAACTTATATATCTCTGGTCTCTATATgaacaaaatacaataacatTATATGTTCAAGGAATATTCACAGGGAATTTGCTTTcaaattaacaattatttttcaTGG includes:
- the LOC107410725 gene encoding uncharacterized protein LOC107410725 — encoded protein: MVKFRPTGFKISTSELFDKFKEDNKHKITEEVRVERVSENFVDDNSGVKIPAYALSFGLCLPFHPLIREILSRLQLAPIQLVPNCWRIMLGTLAVNRICNVNLGWNEFCYCYVAKKNPGTTSLYYFSPREKGISLVTGLPHSERGEWKEQLIYLRGNWERQPGDTLDAQHSIPTKATRNSIVKVVRPQKDEVNWEDLNKAWSWEKRNWDDLLDARNWGRGTVEEEVTLQAEVNDHSCSRFGNEMLDQARESMATELPGIHSTSAFGGSIEEMTMTMNVNNPSSTIRRIFSLGIPCCSPSDQQAAAAAAAGGTLFPCGQNLHNSVVHAPISNNISPSLPPHPSLDNQQHCLEALYNNNVNPHDQAGIDLHYLLASFGPGVPCYSPPDRRAAAAAGTLFHCDQNLSYSVVHAPISNNIFPILPPCPSHDNQLHCLNNNDVNPHDQPETEIDNDFVNPLHPSSLEKDIHDQQGISKQHLSDPFQKDIQPLEQQKPFEEGGSEAVQSVQRDERQNKELEGFKLPVGKEAARTEITPRTAEERGPDSDILKEILREVAKLNKEVRAVTTKVEISLRGQQNGTHYNYSRESTSSTGRIDFFTKPNENPHNDQNRIAGGSRVSGNSKRARLS